The following coding sequences lie in one Thalassoglobus polymorphus genomic window:
- a CDS encoding efflux RND transporter periplasmic adaptor subunit: MTQPNPKSKQASETPKSTGLEDQIVDAQKQRVDSRRWWLKLFLQPLLLLACAAVTIAGLGLAQKTGWITSGSGGTGGVTGPAAADVDYICPMMCTPPQKEPGRCPVCAMELVPASTGGDGGDERSVIVDPASRRVANIQTVAARSVAMTRIIRAVGELNYDEGTLRTISAYSDGRFEQLYVDYTGAVVKKGDRLASLYSPELYSSQIEYLEAAKSANRETPKSLLSVADANRRMQENSHQRLIELGMAEQQIEKLIQSRTAQSRLDILAPMSGTVIEKIAVEGEYVKRGQPAFRLADLSSVWLMLELFPEDAADIRYGQAVEAVMKSLPDKTFMGRVAFIAPEVDPESRTVSVRVVIDNTNGILRIGDYAKATIEVPVGQAHDRAMIYDPELANKWVSPRHPHIVSDQPGKCRLCNMDLVPASELGFTDQPQEASKAITIPRNAVLMAAGQCVVYVETQAGRFEIRRVIVGSSSRGEIAILKGLADGEVVATKGNFLLDSQMQLAGNPSLIDPTRATEPMDMVPGFDPIMIAEIRRLAEADQKVALTQIICPITDFKLGSMGVPQKVMVNDKAVFICCEGCREGLLEEPELHLEKLRSHQDSPQPEASPENHSFPPVPPLGGTPSLTPDGAQPPIGGMTIISPDSRKSGVSEERLAAPDHKAERFQ, from the coding sequence ATGACACAGCCAAACCCGAAATCAAAACAAGCATCTGAAACGCCAAAGTCGACTGGCCTTGAGGATCAAATCGTTGACGCACAAAAGCAGCGAGTGGACTCGCGTCGCTGGTGGCTCAAGCTATTCCTGCAACCGCTGCTGCTACTTGCTTGTGCTGCAGTTACGATTGCAGGGCTGGGCCTGGCGCAGAAGACGGGTTGGATTACTTCTGGAAGTGGAGGAACTGGTGGGGTGACAGGTCCGGCTGCTGCCGACGTGGACTATATCTGCCCTATGATGTGTACACCTCCTCAAAAGGAACCTGGCCGGTGTCCCGTTTGTGCAATGGAGCTGGTCCCTGCTTCTACGGGAGGAGATGGCGGAGATGAGCGATCTGTCATCGTTGATCCGGCATCGAGGCGTGTCGCCAATATACAAACAGTCGCGGCGCGTTCTGTTGCAATGACTCGCATCATTCGAGCGGTCGGCGAATTGAATTATGATGAAGGGACGTTACGTACAATCTCAGCCTACTCGGATGGTCGATTCGAACAACTCTACGTCGATTACACAGGGGCCGTTGTCAAAAAAGGGGACCGCTTGGCCTCCCTGTATTCACCAGAACTTTATTCATCTCAGATTGAATATCTCGAAGCTGCGAAGTCAGCTAATCGGGAAACGCCCAAGAGCCTCCTTTCTGTTGCAGACGCTAATCGACGGATGCAAGAAAACTCTCACCAGCGGCTCATTGAATTGGGTATGGCGGAGCAACAAATCGAGAAATTGATCCAAAGCAGAACGGCGCAGAGTCGACTCGACATTCTGGCTCCGATGAGCGGAACCGTGATCGAGAAAATTGCGGTCGAAGGGGAATATGTGAAGCGAGGGCAGCCGGCTTTTCGGTTAGCAGACCTGTCAAGTGTCTGGCTCATGCTTGAACTCTTCCCAGAAGACGCAGCCGACATTCGCTACGGTCAAGCTGTTGAAGCAGTCATGAAATCGCTGCCTGATAAAACGTTCATGGGGCGTGTCGCTTTTATCGCGCCTGAAGTCGATCCGGAATCACGGACAGTGAGCGTAAGAGTCGTGATAGATAACACGAATGGAATTCTCCGTATCGGAGATTATGCGAAAGCAACGATTGAGGTTCCCGTTGGCCAAGCTCACGATCGAGCAATGATCTATGATCCCGAACTGGCGAATAAATGGGTTAGCCCACGCCATCCACACATTGTCTCAGACCAACCAGGAAAGTGTCGCTTATGCAACATGGACCTCGTTCCAGCTTCAGAGCTTGGCTTTACAGACCAACCACAGGAGGCATCAAAGGCCATTACCATCCCTAGAAATGCCGTCTTAATGGCAGCGGGACAATGTGTGGTTTACGTCGAAACGCAAGCCGGACGATTTGAAATTCGCCGTGTCATCGTCGGTTCCTCTTCAAGGGGAGAGATCGCAATCCTCAAAGGACTTGCTGACGGAGAAGTCGTCGCTACGAAAGGTAATTTCCTACTCGACTCACAAATGCAACTGGCAGGGAATCCCTCTTTGATTGACCCTACACGGGCGACAGAACCAATGGACATGGTCCCCGGTTTCGATCCGATTATGATCGCTGAAATCAGGCGACTCGCTGAAGCGGATCAAAAGGTGGCATTGACTCAAATCATTTGTCCAATCACGGACTTCAAGTTAGGCTCAATGGGTGTGCCTCAGAAGGTCATGGTGAACGACAAAGCTGTCTTTATTTGCTGCGAAGGGTGCCGGGAAGGTCTCCTCGAAGAACCTGAGCTGCATCTCGAAAAATTGCGTTCACATCAAGATTCTCCCCAGCCTGAAGCCTCTCCGGAGAATCACTCCTTCCCTCCCGTTCCACCTCTGGGCGGGACACCGTCTCTGACTCCTGACGGGGCACAACCTCCCATTGGTGGGATGACCATCATCTCTCCGGACTCCAGGAAGAGTGGCGTTTCAGAAGAACGTCTGGCAGCCCCGGATCACAAGGCGGAGAGGTTTCAATAA
- a CDS encoding efflux RND transporter periplasmic adaptor subunit — translation MSGETRSFLSRLLKPSSIFVLLGELVVVFVLGFAFSQFWGGSDAPSAEASAEHDHAAERGPQLWTCSMHPQIKANKPGKCPICAMELIPLSTNTGPVTGLRQLVVSTAARALMNIQVTPVQRRYVEANVRMVGKVDYDETRLKRITARVAGRLDRLFVDYTGVQVNEGDHMVYIYSEQLYTAQQELIETARVRKAQADAAGADFFATGGIDLLESAREKLRLLGLTQEQIAEIETREKPTDNVMIYAPMGGIVIEKLKQEGDRVNTGDRIYTVADLSQLWVQMDAYESDLIWLRYGQSVTFTTEAYPGQEFRGRIAFIDPVLNDKTRTVKIRVNVDNTEGKLKPDMFVRAIVQAKVAAGGRVIDADLEGKWISPMHPEIVKDEPGDCDICGMPLVRAESLGYVSSKAMENTQPLVIPVSAALVTGTRAIVYVEDPKAKEPTFEGREVVLGPRAGDHYLVRSGLKEGELVVTNGNFKIDSALQIVAKPSMMTPEGGGGHQHGDNASSGTPPKLKDLPISIRQRLIEINTTWQHIQNAAEEENLDAVQQHFGKLKEVVQSVDSSLLAEHPKMLWSELSMLIGNDATEGQTVKTIKSAQQLVGELRRDMQRLDEQFGLAHAESLPQKLVVPAPFQQQLSSLWDAYQKMGDALASDNFPEAQKAVQQFEQSMKSADMKLLTDNKAHRAWMKEQKNLAAIVESLKKTEEIRAFRAQFEPLSAVLQVLAMSFGFGETEPVFLLHCPMAFNNKGAIWLQDNSQTRNPYFGSTMLQCADRTELIAGEKPDAAEAISKDEE, via the coding sequence ATGTCAGGAGAAACTCGCTCTTTTCTCAGTCGTCTACTCAAACCATCGAGCATATTCGTGCTACTTGGGGAGCTGGTGGTTGTGTTTGTGCTGGGATTCGCCTTTAGCCAGTTCTGGGGCGGATCAGATGCACCTTCGGCAGAAGCGAGTGCTGAGCATGACCATGCTGCGGAGCGTGGGCCCCAGCTGTGGACTTGTTCGATGCACCCGCAGATCAAAGCGAATAAACCGGGAAAATGCCCCATTTGTGCAATGGAACTGATTCCGCTTTCGACGAACACGGGACCGGTGACCGGCCTGCGTCAGCTTGTCGTGAGTACAGCTGCTCGGGCACTGATGAACATTCAGGTCACTCCTGTTCAACGCCGGTATGTCGAAGCAAACGTTCGCATGGTCGGCAAGGTCGACTACGATGAAACTCGACTCAAACGCATTACCGCGCGAGTCGCGGGGCGATTGGATCGGCTCTTTGTTGACTACACCGGAGTGCAGGTCAATGAAGGTGACCACATGGTCTACATCTATAGCGAGCAGCTTTATACCGCTCAACAAGAACTGATTGAAACGGCTCGCGTGAGAAAGGCTCAAGCAGACGCTGCGGGAGCAGACTTTTTTGCCACAGGTGGAATCGATTTGCTCGAATCGGCGCGAGAAAAACTTCGCTTACTCGGGCTGACCCAGGAACAGATTGCTGAGATCGAAACTCGCGAGAAACCGACCGATAACGTGATGATCTATGCTCCAATGGGCGGGATTGTGATCGAGAAATTGAAGCAGGAGGGAGACCGCGTCAATACCGGAGACCGAATCTACACGGTCGCAGACTTGAGTCAGCTTTGGGTGCAGATGGATGCGTACGAGTCAGATCTCATCTGGCTGCGCTACGGACAAAGCGTCACGTTTACAACCGAGGCTTACCCCGGACAGGAATTTCGAGGGCGTATCGCGTTTATCGATCCAGTTTTAAATGACAAAACACGGACAGTAAAAATCCGCGTCAACGTTGACAACACCGAAGGAAAACTCAAACCGGACATGTTCGTCAGGGCAATCGTCCAAGCCAAAGTCGCTGCAGGTGGCCGAGTGATCGACGCCGATCTCGAAGGAAAATGGATCAGTCCCATGCATCCGGAAATTGTCAAGGACGAACCAGGAGACTGTGACATCTGCGGCATGCCTTTGGTTCGGGCTGAATCTTTGGGGTATGTCTCGTCGAAGGCAATGGAAAACACGCAACCATTGGTGATTCCCGTCTCTGCCGCGTTAGTGACGGGGACTCGCGCGATTGTTTATGTCGAAGATCCCAAGGCGAAAGAGCCGACTTTCGAGGGGCGAGAAGTCGTGTTAGGTCCCCGTGCCGGAGACCATTACCTCGTCCGGAGTGGTCTCAAAGAAGGAGAACTGGTCGTCACAAACGGGAACTTCAAAATTGACAGTGCTCTGCAAATTGTCGCGAAGCCAAGCATGATGACGCCCGAAGGAGGCGGAGGTCATCAACATGGCGACAACGCATCCTCCGGAACGCCACCGAAGTTGAAGGACTTACCGATTTCAATTCGACAGCGGTTGATAGAGATCAATACAACGTGGCAGCACATTCAGAATGCTGCTGAAGAAGAAAATTTGGACGCGGTGCAGCAACACTTTGGAAAGTTGAAGGAGGTTGTGCAAAGTGTCGATTCCTCGCTACTGGCCGAACACCCGAAGATGCTATGGAGTGAACTGAGTATGCTGATCGGAAATGATGCCACTGAAGGTCAAACGGTGAAAACGATCAAGTCGGCTCAGCAGCTTGTGGGTGAGTTGCGACGTGACATGCAGCGACTCGATGAACAGTTCGGACTGGCACATGCTGAGAGTCTGCCACAAAAACTGGTTGTCCCGGCTCCTTTCCAACAACAACTGTCGTCGCTGTGGGATGCCTATCAGAAGATGGGAGATGCGTTGGCAAGTGACAATTTCCCTGAAGCACAGAAAGCAGTGCAGCAATTTGAACAGTCGATGAAGTCCGCCGACATGAAGCTCTTAACTGACAATAAAGCCCATAGGGCCTGGATGAAAGAGCAGAAGAACCTGGCAGCAATTGTTGAATCCTTAAAGAAAACTGAAGAGATCCGTGCGTTCCGTGCTCAGTTTGAACCGCTCTCGGCAGTGCTGCAAGTTCTCGCCATGTCTTTTGGTTTTGGTGAGACGGAGCCGGTCTTCCTGTTACATTGTC